The Streptomyces bacillaris sequence GGCGGCTTCCAGGACCTCTCCCGGTACGTACCCCTCGGAGAAGACGCGGGCGAGGTAGACGCCGAACGGGTTGACGAGGCTGGGGATCAGCACGGCCCAGTAGGTGTCGACGAGGCCGAGCTGGGAGGCCATCAGGTACAGCGGGAGCTGGACGACGGTGGAGGGGATCAGGACGCCGACGAGGACGACGCCGAACAGCTTCTCCTTGCCCCTGAAGGCGTATTTGTCGAAGGCGTAGCCGCAGGCGACGGAGACCAGGGTGGAGAGGACGGCCGCGACCAGGGTGTAGAGGAGGCTGTTGAGGAGCCAGCGGCCGTACAGCCCGTCGTTGTACGCGAACAGGGCCTCCAGGTTGGACAGGAGGTGGAAGTCCCCGAGGCTGAAGGGGTTGGTGGCGAACAGGTCGCGGTAGTTCTTGGTGGCGGCGATGAACAGCCAGGTCAGCGGCATCAGGGTGTAGACGGCGACGACGGCCAGGACGGCGTTGACCGCGACCTTCGAGGTGAGCCCCTGGGTGCGGCGGGGGCGCCGGGGCGGGGACGGCCGGTGTGCGGCCCGGGTGCCGGGTTCGTGGGCCGCGGGTGCGTCGGGGGTGGCTGTCTGGGTGCTCATGAGGCCTTCCACCGGTTGCCGAGCTTGGTGACGACGAAGGACAGCAGGCCGGCGACGAGGGCGAGGATCAGGGAACTCGCGGCGGCCAGGCCGTAGTCGTGGCCCTTGAAGGCCGCGGTGTAGATGAACATGGTCGGTGACCAGTCCTCGCCCATGGTGTTGGCGCGGAGCTGGACGAGTTTGGGGGCGTCGAAGAGCTGGATGGCGCCGACGCAGGTGAAGAGCAGGGTCAGGACGACGGTGGGCCGGATCATGGGGACCTTGACCTGGAGGGCGGTGCGCAGGGCGCCGGAGCCGTCGACGGTCGCGGCCTCCAGGACCTCGCGCGGGACGGCCTGGAGCCCCGCGTAGAAAATGATCATGTTGTAGCCGGTCCACTGCCAGGCGGAGATGTTGACGACGGAGTAGATCGCCTCGTCCTGGCCGAAGAAGTTCCAGTGCGCGCCGAACGCGTCGAGCACGTCGATGATCGGGCTGAGCCCCGGCGTGTAGAGGTAGAGCCAGATGAGCGAGGCGATCAGGCCGGGAACCGCGTGCGGCAGGAAGTAGGCGATCTGGAAGAAGCGGCGGGCCCGGGCCATGGCCGAGTCGACGAGCAGGGCGAGAATGAGCGCGCCGCCGACCATGGCGGGGATGTAGAGGGCGCAGTAGAAGGCGATGTGGCCGAAGGAGCGGAGGAAGGCTTCGTTGCCGAGGGCTTCGGTGAAGTTGCCGAATCCGGCGAAGACGCGTTCGGCGCCGCCGAATCCGAGGCCGGAGGACTCCTCGCGGAAGAGGCTCATCCAGGCCGCGTAGAGCATCGGCAGGACGGTGACGGCGGTGAAGAGGGCGAAGAACGGCACCGTGAACAGGGCCACGGCCCGGCGCTGTCCGCGCCGGGCGCCGGGGCCGCCGGTCGCACGGGCGGGGCGCTTCGTCAGCGGTGCGGGCCGCGGCGGTGGGGTCTCGGCCGGCCGGGTGAGTGGGGCTGCCACCTGGTGCTCCTTCGGCGGGATGAGCGGGAACGGGCGGGGGATGAGGGCGCCGGGGGTGGGGCGGTACGGAAGGGGGGTCGCCTTCCGTACCGGGCCCCGCCGACCGGGCGCCGGGCTACTGGGCGCCGGGCTACTGGGCGAGCTTCAGGCCGCGGTCCTTGACCGCGGTCTCGCCCTTCGCCTGTCCGGCGCTCAGCATCTTGGTGTGGTCCCCGCCCGCGGCCATCTGCGCCGAGGTGACCTGCTGCTGGACCGGGCCCCAGGTCCAGCCGGGCACGATGGTGGCGGCGGCCTCACCGGCGAGCTTGTAGACGTCCTGGCCGTCGAAGTAGGAGCCGTCGAACTTCTTGGCCGCCGCGGCGCGCATCCCCTCGTTGGCGGGCAGGGCGCTGCTGGGGGTCTTGAGGGAGCTGAGCCGGGCGGTCATGGCCTCGGGGTCGGTGGTGACCCACTCGATGAAGCGGGCGGCGGCCTCGGTGTGCTTGCTGCCCTTGGGGACGATGTAGGAGGTTCCGCCGTACATGCCGGTGCTCGGTGTGCCGTCCCAGGTGGGGAGCGGGGCTATGCCCCACTTGCCCTTGCTGTCGGGGTAGCTGACGGGGAAGTTCCCCGCGCTCCAGGCGGCGCCGATGATGGTGGCGACCTTGCCGGTGGCGCGCTCCTTGGTCTCGCCCTCGCCCCACAGGGGGGTCTTGGAGGCGAGGCCGTCCTTGAGGAGGCCGTCCCAGTAGGCGGCGACCTTGCGTGAGGCGGGGTCGTCGATGTTCACCTTCCAGGCGTCGTCCTTGGTGCCGTACCACTGGGCGCCGGCCTGCCAGGCGAGGCCGGAGAGGAGGGCGGGGTCGCCGCCGCCGAAGTTGGTGATGGTGAGGCCCGGGTCGGCCCGGTGGATCTTCTCGGCGGCGGTGCGGTATTCGGCCCAGGTGGTGGGGACCTCGACACCGTGCTTCTGGAAGAGGTCCTTGCGGTAGTAGAGCTGGATGGGCGTCACGTCGAAGGGGACGGCCCAGGTGGAGCCGCCGAGGTTGACCAGGGACTGGACGGCCTCGGGGAACTCCTTCTTCACCAGTTCGCCGGAGCTGGCGGTGAGGTTCTCCAGGTTGCCCTCGCTCGCGTACTCGGGGAGGGCGGAGTAGTCCATGGTGGCGATGTCGGGGGCGTTGCCGCCCTTGACCGCGTTGGAGAGCTTGGTGACGCCTTCGGGGCCCGCCGGGACGAGCGAGAACTGCACCTTGATGTCGGACTGCGTCTTGTTGAACGCCTCGGCCGTCTCCTTGGCGCCCGCGGTGGCCGACCAGAACGTGAGCGTGACGGGCTTGCCGTCGCCGGGGGCCTGCGCGTCCGGGCCCGAGCCGCCACCGCAGGCGGTGGCGAGCAGGGCCAGTGAGGCGGCGGACGCCGCGAGGGCGAGGCGGGTGGTGCGGTGCGTACGGGACATGGGCCGGCTCCTACGGGACCTCGAACTGCGGGAGATGAGGCGAACGGCACACATCATTTTGCGCCGAACCGATCACCGTCAAGAGCAAACGACCAATTCAATCGAATCGATCACCAGGTAACGTGGCGGCAACGAGGGCGCGCACCCCTCCGGCGTACGCGAAAAGCCGTACCCGCAGGGCCTGTTGGCCCGGGGTACGGCTGTCGGGGCGGTACGTCACATGGGTACCGGACGGCTCATGTCAGGAGTCGGCTCCCGCCGCTCCGCAGGAGCCCCGGACCCTGAGGGTGGGCAGGATGTCGAGGTGCCGGCGGGCCGCGGAGTCCTTGTCGGGCGTGCCCAGCCGGGAGAGCAGGAGCCTGGCCGCCGCCGCGCCGACCGCGTGCTTGTCCGGCGCCACGGCGGTGAGCGGCAGATCCGCCAGGGCCGCCACCTCGTCGTCGTACGTGATCACCGCGAGGTCCTCCGGCACCCGCACACCGCGAGCCTGGAGGCGCGGGATCAGGACGATCGCGTCGGCGTCGCTGTGCACGATCGCGGCCGTGACGTTGCCGCTCGCCACGCCCTCGCACAGATACTCCAGGGTCCGCTCGAAGCGGTCGGCCTCCGAGCGCGAGGGCGCGTCCTCCAGGGGTGAGGCGGGGACCGGGCTGAGCCCGAGCGCCGCCACGGCGGCCGCGTAACCGGCCCTGAGCCGGGGGGCGGTGGGGCTCTCCTGCACGGCGAGCGCGATGGAGCGGTGGCCGAGTCCGGCCAGGTGCGCGACCGCTTCCGCGGCGCCGTGGGCATGGTCGGAGCGCACCCGGTCCAGCCGCGCCGCCGGGTGGCCGATCGGGGCCCAGCGCTCCACCAGGACGACCGGGGTCTCCTGCTCGGCGGCCCAGAGCCCCTCGCCCGCCTCCGGCCGGCCGCTCTCCCAGGTCGGGGTGAGGAGGAGGCCGTCGGCGCCGGTGGAGAGCAGGCGGCGGGCCTGGGCGGCGTCCTCGTCGGGGAGGTAGCGGGAGAGCCCGATGGTCAGGCGCGCGCCCGCCGCCTCGACCGTCTCGCGGGCGCCGCGCACGACGTCCGCGTAGTAGTACTCGGTGGTCGGCACGACCATGCCCACCACCAGCCCCTCGGCGGAGGGCACGGCGGGGGCGGGGGCCGGGCCGGGGGCGCCCGAGGGCCAGACCACGGCGCCATGCATCCGCTCCACCAGGCCCTGGGCCGCGAGCGCCTCCACGTCCCTGCGCAGGGTGACCGCGGACATGCCGAGTTCCTCGGCCAGTTCGGCGACACGGAGGCTGCCGCGTTCGCGGACGAGCTGGAGCACCCGCTCGTGGCGCTGGTCGACGTGGAGTCGCATGGATCCCCTTGGTCTCTTCGGTCCGCCGGTCTCGGACGACGGCTGTGACGGTGGCCCCGCCCCCCTCAACCATATCGATCGCATCCGCTCGAAACGATCCCCCCGGCGGTTCCGTCCCTGCTCGCAGCGGAGCTCGCTGACAGACTCGTTGCGCTCGTGTCGGCGCCTTACACCGATACCGAACCGATCAACACGATCAATTCGGCCAAAGTTATTGAGCGGGTTGCCGGGTGGCTGTTAGAAAGTGCCCTGCCCGCTCTGAACCGCTCAGAACAGTCGGATCCAGGGGCCTGGTCAGCGCCCGGCGCACCGGTTCCGCCGCGACGAGCCACCCCGACACGGAGCTGATCCCCCATGACGTCTGCCTGGTCCCGTCGTACCTTCCTCGCCACCTCCGCCGTCCTCACCGCCGCGGCCGGCGGCGCCCTCGCGCTCGCCACGCCGCGCGCCCATGCCGCCTCCTCCGACGATGCGTACGCCGCGCTGCGCGCCACCTGGACCTCCCTGATCCTCGGCGAGGGGTTCAGCCCGACCGCCGAACCCTTCAAGAGCCGGCTGGCCGCGCTGGGCATCCAGGCCCGGGGGTGGCGGGACACCCTGGCCCCGGCGGACGGCTCACTCTGGCCGGACGCCGTGTACGCCGACCCCGACCCGGACACCGACCCCGAGTCGTACGGCTTCTCCGCGAAGATGGCCGAGAGCTTCATCCGGCTCAACACGATGGCGCAGGCCTACCGGCAGCAGGGCACCGGCCTGACCGGCGACTCCGCGCTGCGCGCCGCCATCGTGACGGGCCTCGAACACCTCAACAGCCAGGTCTACAAGGCCGGGCAGGTGCGGTACGGGAACTGGTACAGCTGGCAGATCGGCGCGCCCCAGGCCCTGCTGGACGTCTGCGTGCTGATGTACGACGCCCTCACCCCGGCGCAGCTCGGGCGGTACTGCGCCGCCGTCGACCACTTCGTACCGGACTCCGCCGTCGCCTCGTACACGGGTACGAGCACCGGGGCGAACCGGGTCGACCTGTGCCGGGTGCTCGCCCTGCGCGGGGTCGTCGGCGGGACGGCCGCCAAGATCGCGCTCGCCCGGGACGCCCTCTCCCCCGTCTTCCCGCTGGTCACCAAGGGCGACGGGCTCTACGCCGACGGCTCGTTCATCCAGCACACCACCGTCCCCTACACCGGCAGCTACGGATCGGTGATGCTCGGCGGACTCGGACTGCTGTTCGCCCTGCTCAAGGGGACGGCGTGGGAGGTCACCGACCCGAAGCGGCAGGTGGTGTTCGACGCGGTGGAGAACGCCTGGGCGCCGTTCCTCTACAACGGGCTCGTCATGGACTCCGTGGCGGGCCGCGCGATCAGCCGGGGCGAGGTCGACGACCACCGGCGCGGCCACCCGATCCTCGCCTCGATCGTGCTCCTCGGCCGGGGCGCGTCGGCCGCCGAGAACACCCGGTGGCGCTCGCTCGTCAAGGGGTGGGCCCAGCGCGACTACTACAGCCCGCCGCTGAGCAACCCCTCGCTCAGTCTCACCGGCCTGGCCCGCCTGAAGTCCGTCCTGGACGACACCTCGCTCACCCCGCTCCCCGAGCCCGAGGGCCACCGCCTCTTCCCCGACATGGCCCGCGCCACCCACCGCCGCCCCGGCTGGGCGGCCGCCCTCTCCATGGCCGACAAGCGGATCACGTACTACGAGACCGGCAACGGCGAGAACCTGCGCGGCTGGCACACCGGGTCGGGGATGCTCTACTGGTGGGGCGACACCTTCGCCAACGGCCAGTACAGCGACGCGTTCTGGCCCACCGTCGACCCGTACCGGCTCCCCGGCACCACCGCATCGCGCAAGGTGCTGGCGAACGGGGCGGGCGGCGACTGGGGCGCGGCGATGCCCGATGTGAACTGGGTGGGCGGGGTCACCGACGGGAAGCGGGCGGCGGTGGGGCAGTACCTGAAGGGGCTGTCCAGCACGCTGCTGGCGAAGAAGTCGTGGTTCTTCCTGGACGACACCGTGGTCTGCCTGGGCGCGGGCATCCGCTGCCAGGACGGTACGGCGGTGGAGACCACGGTGGACAACCGGAACCTGGGCCCGGTGGGGAACGCCCCCTTCACCGTCGACGGTTCGGCCAAACCCGTCACCCGGCCGTGGTCGGCCACGCTGACGGGCGCCTCCTGGGCCCATCTCGGCGGGCACGGCGGCTATGTCTTCCCCGGCGGGGCGACCGTCAAGGCGCTGCGCGAGAACCGGTCCGGGCGGTGGCGCGACATCAACACCGGCGGCTCCACGGAGACGCTGACCCGCACCTATCTCACGCTCTGGGTCGACCACGGCCAGAACCCGGCGGACGCCTCGTACGCCTATCAGCTGCTGCCCGGCGCCTCCGAGCAGCGGACCGCAGCCCGGGCCGCCGACACCGGCTGGCTGCGGGTGCTCGCCAACACCGATGACCAGCAAGGGGTGTCGGTGCCCTCGCTGGGGCTGACCGCCGTCAACTTCTGGTTCGGCGGGACCGTGGGGCCTCTGGTGGCGGACGCCCCCTGCTCGGTGATGGTCACCGAGCACACCGACGGCACGGCCACCGTCTGCGTCGGCGACCCCATGCGGGCCCGGACGAGCCTGACCCTCACCTGGAACCGGGCCGTCTCCTCGGTCCTCTCGAAGCCCGCGACCGTGACGACGGCGACCACGGGGGCCTCGCTGCGGCTGGTGTTCGGTGATCTCTCCGGTACGCGGGGAGCGACGCAGACGGTGAAGGTGCGGCTGGCCTGAGGGGACCGCGGGGGCCAGGGGGTCGGCTCGTAGACTCGCCGGCATGACCCAGCAGCAGATAGCTCCGGCCCTGGTCCCCGCGTTCGCGCCCGACGGCACGCTGCGCGCCTCCATCAACCTCGGCAACCCGATCCTCGCCAACCGGAACCCGGAGAGCGGCGACCCGGTCGGGGTGTCGGTCGACCTCGCGTACGAGTTCGGGCGGCGGCTCGGGGTCCCCGTCGAACTCGTGGTGTTCGAGGAGGCGGCCGCTTCGGTGGACGCGGTGAAGGCGGAGAAGGCGGACCTCGGGTTCTTCGCGGTGGACCCGGCGCGGAGCGAGGGGCTGCTGTTCACCGCTCCCTATGTGCTGATCGAGGGCAGCTATCTGGTGCCCGAGGCATCGGCCGTGACCGGGAACGAGCAGGTGGACCGGGAGGGGACCCGGATCTCGGTCGGTTCGGGCAGCGCCTACGACCTCTTCCTCACCCGGGCGATCGAGCACGCGGAGATCGTACGGCTGCGGGGCGCCCCCGCCGCGCTCGCCGCCCTGCGGGAGGGGGAGGTCGAAGTGGCCGCCGGGATCCGCCAGTTGCTGGAGGGCGAGGCCCGGCGCGCTCCCCGGGTACGGGTGCTGCCGGGACGGTTCATGGTGATCCAGCAGGCCATGGGCATCCCGGCCGCCCGGGGTACGGCGGCCCAGGAGGTGCTGGCGTCGTTCGTGGAGGAGATGAAGGCGAGCGGGTTCGTCGCGGACGCGCTGGAGCGGCACGGCATCGAGGGGGCGCTCGTGGCCCCGGCCGGTCAACTCCCCGCCTGAGCCCGGGCGGACCGACCGGGCCGCGCCAGGCCCCTCAGCTTCCCTCCCGGCCCTCCAGCTCCTCGCCGAGGAGGCGCCGGGCCTTCTCCCTCAGGCGCTGCCGGTGCTCGGGGTCGGTCGCCCGGTCGGCGGCGCGGCCCAGCTCCTCGGCCCGCTCTCGGGTGCGGCGGGTGCGTTCCAGCGGGATGTCGGGCAGGTCCATGGGGGTGTCCTCCGTCGTGGGTCCGCGCGGGGCGCGGGGCGGGACGCGGTGGGGTCCGGGTCCGTCGGCGACAGCTGCCGCGTGCGCGACCGGAGCCCCAGCGTCACCGGAGTCCGGCCCGGCCGCATCTCGTGCGGTTACGTACGGTGACAACCCGCAGGTGGAGGCGGTGGGCGTACCTCAGGCCGACGGGGCGGCGCGCAGCGCCGTGGAGCCGCTCCGCCAGGCGGCGAGGAGGCGGGCGGCGAGGCGGTCCTCCAGCAGCCCGGTGGCCTCGATACCGAAGGCGATGTCGGGCTCCAGCTCCGGCTCGTGGGCGAGCAGTCCGCCGATGACATCGCGGCGCACCACCTGCTCGTGGACGGCGTCGGCCTCCACGTGCTCGTCGTAGAACCGCTGGGCGGCCGGTCCCGCGCCGACGCGTTTCAGAGCGGCGGCCAGCCGGCGAGAGCCGGGCGAGGAGGTGACCTCCACGGCGGCGAAGTGGCCGACGAGGGCGCCCCTGAGGGACCGGTGGAGCCCGAACAGGGACATCAGGTTGACGGTGGCGAGCACCTCGGCGGGGGCGACGTCGAGGTAGTGCCCGTACGCCGTCTCCAGGGACAGGTCCTCCATCAGCTCGGCGTACAGGCGGGCGTGGACGTCCGCCTCGCGTCCGGCGCCGAACTCGTCGAACTCCACCGCCACCATCGCGGCCTTGGCCCGCCCGTACAGCCTCGGGATCACCCAGGCGTGCGGGTCGGCCTCCTTGAGGTGGTAGAGCGAGCGCAGGGCGGCGTACTCGCGCAGCTGCCACAGCTCGCCGTCGTCCCGCAGGAAGTGGCTGACGCCGTGGCCGTCGTCCCCGACGGGTTCGACCAGGAGTCCGGCGAGGGCGGTGTCCACGGTTCCGTCCGTGGGGGCTGCGGCCCGGAGCGCGGCGAGGAACGGCTGTTCCAGGGAGCGGCGCAGCGCGAGCAGGGAGGGGCTCCACTCGTGGTCCTCGTCCACGTCCGCGAAGCCCTGGTAGTGCAGCTCGTAGAGGGTGTAGAGGGCGAGGTGGAGGTCGTCCCCGAAGGGGTCCGCGTCGGTGGTGGCGACACTCTCCGGATCCTGGCCGGTGCGCAGGGCGGTGACGACCTCGTACGAGAGCGGGCCGCGCGGGGTGGGGAGCGGGGGGCTCCGGCGCCGGGGTTCACGGTGGGGAGGCATCAGGCGGCTCCATCCGTACGGTCGCCGCCCCCGGCGCCCTTCTCCGGTTCGCCGGGCTTGCGCTCCCGGGGGTCCCGTTCTCCGGGCTTCACGCGGCGGCGGTGGCTGGTGTCGCACCACGGGTACGTGCGGGTCCTGCGGCAGGTGCAGATCGCGGCGGTGAAGCGGCGGGAGGTGTAGAGGGTGCCGTCGTCACCGACCACCTCGACCGGTCCTTCCACCAGCAGGGGGCCGTCCGCCCCGAGAGTGACGCGGGTCGGGCGGGTGGGGCGGTCAGGGCTGTTCGGCACGGATGACCACCAGCTTCTCCTTGTCGGTGTGCTCGCCCAGGAGGCCCCGGCCGCGCAGCCAGGAGAGCCGGGAGAGCAGGACGGGCCCGAACGGCACGTCCGCCGTGTCGCTGACGGCGGCCTTGAGCCCGCCACGGGAGAGACGGCGCAGGGTCTCCTCCGTGCCGGTCAGTTCGGAGTGGACCATGAGCAGGACACCCGCCCTGCGCAGGAGGTACGGGGCCGCGTCACAGATCCGGTCCACCACGGCCCGCCCGTCGTGCCCCGCGTCCCAGGCGCGGGCGTTCCCGCGCCGGGGCGGCGGGCCGAGGGGCGAGGGCACGTAGGGCGGGTTGCTGAGCACCAGGTCGTACGTCCGGCCCGGCACCGGGTCCGCCAGGTCGCCCCGGTGGACGGTGACCCGCTGCCGGGCGAGCCGGGCGTTCAGTCGGGCGGTGAGCACGGCGCGGCGGCCGACGTCGACGGCGGTCACGTGCGCGCCCCGGCGTGCGGCGGCCACCGCGAGGAGGCCGCTGCCGGTGCCGAGGTCGATCACGTCGGAGCCGGGCAGGACGGTCTCCCGGGCCAAGGCCCTCAGCAGCAGGAGCGTGTCGTGCTGGGGCGCGTAGACCCCGGGCAGGGTGCGGACGCCCGGCCTTCCGGGAGCGGTCAGCGTGGGCACGGCAGCGGACACGGGCACCTCCAGCACGTGCGAATCGTCGGTCATGCCACCTGTCAAGGCTCCGCTCCTTCTGTTCGTGGCGCCATTCGTAAGGTCGCTCAGCGTGACTGTCCTGGGGTACGTCACCCGCGTCAGCGTCGGCGGGAGGCGCCCGTGCGCAGACCGGAACCGACCCCGGCCACGTGCAGGGCGAGCAGGGCCAGGCCGATGAGCATGACGTTGGTCGAGGCGAACACGTCGTTGGTCGAGATGTCCGCCGCGTTGATCAGGAAGGCGATGAAGAACAGCACTGCCGCGGCTATACCGAGCATGGTGATTCCTTTCGTCGGGTCCGTCCCCGTGGGGTTCATGGCGTCCGTCCCGGTGGGGTGAGAGCCGTGTTCCCATGAATCACGGAGTTAGGCAGCCTGAAGAAGCACCGCGGGGGCGTGAGGGCGTCGGGTCAGTACCCCGTTCGCCATCCCTCGCGCCCTGCCGGGGGCCACGGGCCGGGGCAAGGATGGGCCGGACCGCACAAGATCCCGGCGAATCCGCGCACCCGCCCCCGGGCGGGTGGTCCCGCGGTGGAAGGAATCCACGTTGCTGCTTCTCATCTCCCCCGACGGTGTCGAAGAGGCCCTCGAGTGCGCGAAGGCGGCGGAGCACCTCGACATCGTCGATGTGAAGAAGCCCGACGAGGGGTCGCTCGGCGCGAACTTCCCGTGGGTCATCAGGGAGATCCGCGGGGCGG is a genomic window containing:
- a CDS encoding carbohydrate ABC transporter permease; translation: MSTQTATPDAPAAHEPGTRAAHRPSPPRRPRRTQGLTSKVAVNAVLAVVAVYTLMPLTWLFIAATKNYRDLFATNPFSLGDFHLLSNLEALFAYNDGLYGRWLLNSLLYTLVAAVLSTLVSVACGYAFDKYAFRGKEKLFGVVLVGVLIPSTVVQLPLYLMASQLGLVDTYWAVLIPSLVNPFGVYLARVFSEGYVPGEVLEAARVDGAGEIRTFTEVALPMLAPGFVTIFLFSFTANWNNFYGALMMLNDERLYPVNLGLFMWNQNVYQQPELYPLVIIGSLVAVVPLIVAFLCLQRFWRSGLTAGAVK
- a CDS encoding carbohydrate ABC transporter permease — protein: MAAPLTRPAETPPPRPAPLTKRPARATGGPGARRGQRRAVALFTVPFFALFTAVTVLPMLYAAWMSLFREESSGLGFGGAERVFAGFGNFTEALGNEAFLRSFGHIAFYCALYIPAMVGGALILALLVDSAMARARRFFQIAYFLPHAVPGLIASLIWLYLYTPGLSPIIDVLDAFGAHWNFFGQDEAIYSVVNISAWQWTGYNMIIFYAGLQAVPREVLEAATVDGSGALRTALQVKVPMIRPTVVLTLLFTCVGAIQLFDAPKLVQLRANTMGEDWSPTMFIYTAAFKGHDYGLAAASSLILALVAGLLSFVVTKLGNRWKAS
- a CDS encoding ABC transporter substrate-binding protein, coding for MSRTHRTTRLALAASAASLALLATACGGGSGPDAQAPGDGKPVTLTFWSATAGAKETAEAFNKTQSDIKVQFSLVPAGPEGVTKLSNAVKGGNAPDIATMDYSALPEYASEGNLENLTASSGELVKKEFPEAVQSLVNLGGSTWAVPFDVTPIQLYYRKDLFQKHGVEVPTTWAEYRTAAEKIHRADPGLTITNFGGGDPALLSGLAWQAGAQWYGTKDDAWKVNIDDPASRKVAAYWDGLLKDGLASKTPLWGEGETKERATGKVATIIGAAWSAGNFPVSYPDSKGKWGIAPLPTWDGTPSTGMYGGTSYIVPKGSKHTEAAARFIEWVTTDPEAMTARLSSLKTPSSALPANEGMRAAAAKKFDGSYFDGQDVYKLAGEAAATIVPGWTWGPVQQQVTSAQMAAGGDHTKMLSAGQAKGETAVKDRGLKLAQ
- a CDS encoding substrate-binding domain-containing protein — its product is MRLHVDQRHERVLQLVRERGSLRVAELAEELGMSAVTLRRDVEALAAQGLVERMHGAVVWPSGAPGPAPAPAVPSAEGLVVGMVVPTTEYYYADVVRGARETVEAAGARLTIGLSRYLPDEDAAQARRLLSTGADGLLLTPTWESGRPEAGEGLWAAEQETPVVLVERWAPIGHPAARLDRVRSDHAHGAAEAVAHLAGLGHRSIALAVQESPTAPRLRAGYAAAVAALGLSPVPASPLEDAPSRSEADRFERTLEYLCEGVASGNVTAAIVHSDADAIVLIPRLQARGVRVPEDLAVITYDDEVAALADLPLTAVAPDKHAVGAAAARLLLSRLGTPDKDSAARRHLDILPTLRVRGSCGAAGADS
- a CDS encoding polysaccharide lyase 8 family protein, whose translation is MTSAWSRRTFLATSAVLTAAAGGALALATPRAHAASSDDAYAALRATWTSLILGEGFSPTAEPFKSRLAALGIQARGWRDTLAPADGSLWPDAVYADPDPDTDPESYGFSAKMAESFIRLNTMAQAYRQQGTGLTGDSALRAAIVTGLEHLNSQVYKAGQVRYGNWYSWQIGAPQALLDVCVLMYDALTPAQLGRYCAAVDHFVPDSAVASYTGTSTGANRVDLCRVLALRGVVGGTAAKIALARDALSPVFPLVTKGDGLYADGSFIQHTTVPYTGSYGSVMLGGLGLLFALLKGTAWEVTDPKRQVVFDAVENAWAPFLYNGLVMDSVAGRAISRGEVDDHRRGHPILASIVLLGRGASAAENTRWRSLVKGWAQRDYYSPPLSNPSLSLTGLARLKSVLDDTSLTPLPEPEGHRLFPDMARATHRRPGWAAALSMADKRITYYETGNGENLRGWHTGSGMLYWWGDTFANGQYSDAFWPTVDPYRLPGTTASRKVLANGAGGDWGAAMPDVNWVGGVTDGKRAAVGQYLKGLSSTLLAKKSWFFLDDTVVCLGAGIRCQDGTAVETTVDNRNLGPVGNAPFTVDGSAKPVTRPWSATLTGASWAHLGGHGGYVFPGGATVKALRENRSGRWRDINTGGSTETLTRTYLTLWVDHGQNPADASYAYQLLPGASEQRTAARAADTGWLRVLANTDDQQGVSVPSLGLTAVNFWFGGTVGPLVADAPCSVMVTEHTDGTATVCVGDPMRARTSLTLTWNRAVSSVLSKPATVTTATTGASLRLVFGDLSGTRGATQTVKVRLA
- a CDS encoding transporter substrate-binding domain-containing protein — its product is MTQQQIAPALVPAFAPDGTLRASINLGNPILANRNPESGDPVGVSVDLAYEFGRRLGVPVELVVFEEAAASVDAVKAEKADLGFFAVDPARSEGLLFTAPYVLIEGSYLVPEASAVTGNEQVDREGTRISVGSGSAYDLFLTRAIEHAEIVRLRGAPAALAALREGEVEVAAGIRQLLEGEARRAPRVRVLPGRFMVIQQAMGIPAARGTAAQEVLASFVEEMKASGFVADALERHGIEGALVAPAGQLPA
- a CDS encoding DUF6381 family protein produces the protein MDLPDIPLERTRRTRERAEELGRAADRATDPEHRQRLREKARRLLGEELEGREGS
- a CDS encoding iron-containing redox enzyme family protein, which translates into the protein MPPHREPRRRSPPLPTPRGPLSYEVVTALRTGQDPESVATTDADPFGDDLHLALYTLYELHYQGFADVDEDHEWSPSLLALRRSLEQPFLAALRAAAPTDGTVDTALAGLLVEPVGDDGHGVSHFLRDDGELWQLREYAALRSLYHLKEADPHAWVIPRLYGRAKAAMVAVEFDEFGAGREADVHARLYAELMEDLSLETAYGHYLDVAPAEVLATVNLMSLFGLHRSLRGALVGHFAAVEVTSSPGSRRLAAALKRVGAGPAAQRFYDEHVEADAVHEQVVRRDVIGGLLAHEPELEPDIAFGIEATGLLEDRLAARLLAAWRSGSTALRAAPSA
- a CDS encoding CDGSH iron-sulfur domain-containing protein, with protein sequence MPNSPDRPTRPTRVTLGADGPLLVEGPVEVVGDDGTLYTSRRFTAAICTCRRTRTYPWCDTSHRRRVKPGERDPRERKPGEPEKGAGGGDRTDGAA
- a CDS encoding HemK2/MTQ2 family protein methyltransferase, whose translation is MTDDSHVLEVPVSAAVPTLTAPGRPGVRTLPGVYAPQHDTLLLLRALARETVLPGSDVIDLGTGSGLLAVAAARRGAHVTAVDVGRRAVLTARLNARLARQRVTVHRGDLADPVPGRTYDLVLSNPPYVPSPLGPPPRRGNARAWDAGHDGRAVVDRICDAAPYLLRRAGVLLMVHSELTGTEETLRRLSRGGLKAAVSDTADVPFGPVLLSRLSWLRGRGLLGEHTDKEKLVVIRAEQP